One window of the Babesia microti strain RI chromosome IV, complete genome genome contains the following:
- a CDS encoding hypothetical protein (overlaps_old_locusTagID:BBM_III07240), with protein MTYYQLNKFIEDTQTLMGQPIGATNNMTENELIPGLPQDFTLKHGSSSVGSQTFLYEEQASSKFDTPNTSISEVDDSITEDQSDKTGNQSVLTKITSAFNGIGGAITNGTKSLCCSSICKEKESPVYDLANLPSGLDSFFDEKAIVDNVQSSERETRTVISKMTSDTFTGVREMFQTPRFSNESSCFNPFASCKLNITKLMPKNEVDLPKSGLNNSNNGAKMPSVTYKLHAIEIHQPINNCESKGVNNLSVTMGNYGTIFQKGLENFDPERTGIPALTMAQIIQQHKTFLKKR; from the coding sequence ATGACTTATTACcaactaaataaatttatagaGGACACACAAACCCTCATGGGCCAACCAATTGGCGCGACAAATAATATGACCGAGAACGAACTAATTCCGGGTCTCCCACAGGATTTTACATTGAAGCATGGCTCATCATCCGTTGGTTCGCAGACTTTTCTATATGAAGAGCAAGCATCATCCAAATTTGACACCCCAAACACGTCAATATCTGAAGTTGATGATAGTATCACTGAAGATCAATCTGATAAAACTGGCAATCAGTCAGTCctaacaaaaattacatcTGCTTTCAATGGAATTGGAGGCGCAATTACCAATGGCACTAAATCACTGTGTTGTTCAAGTATATGCAAGGAGAAGGAATCTCCCGTATATGATCTAGCCAATCTACCATCGGGCCTTGATTCTTTCTTTGACGAAAAGGCTATAGTTGATAATGTACAATCATCTGAAAGGGAAACAAGAACTGTTATTTCTAAAATGACATCAGATACCTTTACTGGTGTGCGTGAAATGTTCCAGACTCCCAGATTTAGCAACGAAAGCAGTTGTTTCAATCCTTTTGCCAGTTGCAAACTAAACATAACTAAACTTATGCCCAAAAATGAGGTTGATTTGCCTAAATCAGGACTTAATAATTCCAATAATGGAGCAAAAATGCCGAGTGTCACCTACAAATTGCATGCTATTGAAATCCACCAGcccataaataattgtgagTCCAAGGGCGTTAATAACCTTTCGGTTACAATGGGAAATTATGGgacaatttttcaaaaaggattagaaaattttgatccaGAACGTACAGGAATTCCAGCTTTAACCATGGCTCAAATCATCCAACAGCACAAGACATTCCTCAAGAAACGTTGA
- a CDS encoding hypothetical protein (overlaps_old_locusTagID:BBM_III07225), with the protein MTASFYVAPLDGGVQLYASGVLGTIYHFFQDLILGVPNLFHNAVGMVVVESNDSRLVSNVYKFGDYVTSRAYEGGELARSFFLGSFTDKNPSLVGKYHDVAAKLSEAGADIPSIGQPVDTKENRHKFNLFSSSGLRGFAKTHEPSLLESLGK; encoded by the coding sequence ATGACAGCCTCTTTTTACGTTGCTCCTCTAGATGGAGGTGTTCAATTATATGCTAGTGGTGTGCTTGGAACTAtctatcatttttttcaagATTTAATTTTGGGGGTACCCAATTTATTTCACAATGCAGTTGGAATGGTTGTAGTCGAATCAAATGACTCGAGGCTCGTGTCtaatgtttataaattCGGTGATTATGTTACTTCAAGGGCATATGAAGGTGGTGAACTGGCACGATCCTTCTTTCTTGGAAGCTTTACTGATAAAAACCCAAGTCTAGTTGGAAAGTATCATGATGTGGCCGCCAAGTTGAGTGAAGCCGGGGCTGATATCCCAAGTATAGGACAACCTGTCGACACAAAAGAGAATAGGCACAAATTTAACCTCTTTTCCTCTTCCGGTTTGAGAGGATTTGCCAAAACCCATGAACCGAGTCTGCTGGAATCTCTCGGCAAATGA
- a CDS encoding RRP8, ribosomal RNA-processing protein 8 (overlaps_old_locusTagID:BBM_III07250), which produces MGQKKGFSLEYARKKLSGSRFRDLNEKLYMQYGEDSFKLFTENPQLFITYHEGFTRQASTWPCNPLDFLIKKLRRQDPKLVIGDFGCGEAKIAKIFAKRKIHSFDLVAINSSVIACNIANLPLEDSSLDIGIFCLSLMGKDWPSFISEASRCIKIGGHLYIVEVLSRLNDKAKFIKFVCKFGYKINESKNLGKDFFIYLQFNRVAIVDIDVGESDLLAPCMYKKR; this is translated from the exons ATGGGCCAAAAAAAGGGGTTCAGTTTGGAATATGCCAGAAAGAAACTCTCTGGCAGTCGTTTTCGAGACCTAAACGAGAAGCTGTATATGCAATATGGAGAAGattcatttaaattgttcacAGAAAATCCGCAACTTTTTATCACT TATCACGAGGGATTTACTAGGCAGGCAAGCACATGGCCCTGCAATCCACTAGATTTTCTTATCAAAAAGTTAAGGAGGCAAGACCCCAAATTAGTGATAGGAGATTTTGGTTGTGGTGAAGCAAAAATTGCCAAGATTTTTGCCAAGAG AAAAATTCACTCATTTGACTTGGTAGCTATTAATAGCAGTGTCATAGCATGTAACATAGCAAACTTGCCTCTGGAAGATTCGAGCTTGGATATCggaatattttgtttatcaCTCATGGGAAAAGATTGGCCTTCATTCATTTCAGAGGCTTCTCGGTGCATAAAGATTGg GGGTCACCTATATATAGTAGAAGTATTGAGCAGGTTGAACGACAAGGCCAAGTTTATAAAGTTTGTTTGCAAGTTTGggtacaaaattaatgaatcCAAGAATTTAGGGAAGGattttttcatatatttGCAGTTTAATCGTGTGGCTATTGTTGATATTGATGTGGGCGAGTCTGATTTGTTGGCACCATGCATGTATAAGAAAAGGTGA
- a CDS encoding hypothetical protein (overlaps_old_locusTagID:BBM_III07245) has translation MIIDQRIPMFMSSLIINIFCFLLFIKMKKFGSSSDINEFSIFYIFGSITYVFNISCSIILCLTTNNDGMAIFVLKSIDSLVSYTDKYEKSISQSVEKIVKDYNEILTKKGEVFCREVFEEIDWHLLGFSQIRSLYENESNTGYNDGFNQFNQSHIELNTIHVDNFTQTINEYDMVRDFNEINSTKTLPDSVSHNSQSCPQKHSQQDHFRQTFTQFIADRNELKHTTQELLGKLQVQRMDIVTHDVDSEAKFLQNYQSSQPQNLSTDQHTSLSDTLTSTTHFDKPVSENSRVSSVKNEQCSVIHIDDQLNYSPSQLSVASNNDSPAKLPLYMSPKLTCQSYEMIFYVRHPSMMDHKVDLYEDDFTISNSTFMTSTYESLTFRENSDMSLEDKLNCDAEINAIQVNKPTDMIESPIDKASRSDSIEHLSIFSNSELDAQHTCQLYDQSINPFFGNTPKSNRKSTLEGNTPKFNRKSTLEGNTPKFNRKSTLEGNTPKSNRKSTLEGNTPKFNRKSTLEGNTPKGNRKSTLEGNTPKSNRKSTLEGNTPKSNRKSTLEGNTPKSNKESNTPKSRLSSADMTSNAYNIVSKPNGDGSKTFSIDKIKIPNRNGVPWRIDPNRYNMPSVFSRAGGRRYRSVDRSLYNSIVANGSKLGMPNREGTFASNNASMGFENCVGGSGLGRLDNLWRDIAPKASNAEFLGPDATYDESPFQKKWASQPVESTKYSPKRFLEHLDF, from the exons ATGATCATCGACCAAAGAATTCCAATGTTCATGTCAtctttaataataaat ATATTCTGTTTTCTATTGTTTATCAAGATGAAGAAGTTCGGAAGTAGCTCAGATATCAATGAGTTCTCTATCTTTTATATCTTCGGTTCCATAACATATGTCTTCAATATATCATGCTCGATCATTCTCTGCTTGACCACGAATAATGACGGCATGGCTATATTCGTCCTAAAGTCAATAGATAGCTTGGTCAGTTATACAGATAAATACGAAAAGTCGATATCACAGTCAGTggaaaaaattgtgaaggattataatgaaattttgacaaaaaaGGGCGAGGTATTTTGCCGTGAGGTTTTCGAGGAAATTGACTGGCATTTGTTAGGTTTTTCGCAAATCAGATCTTTATACGAAAATGAATCGAATACAGGCTATAATGACGGTTTTAACCAATTTAATCAGTCCCATATAGAGTTGAATACGATTCACGTGGACAATTTTACTCAGACTATCAACGAATACGATATGGTGCGTGATTTCAATGAAATCAATTCAACCAAGACTCTCCCAGACTCCGTCAGTCATAACTCACAATCGTGCCCACAGAAACACTCACAACAAGACCATTTTAGACAaacatttacacaatttattGCAGACCGTAATGAATTAAAGCATACAACTCAAGAGCTATTGGGGAAATTGCAAGTTCAGCGTATGGATATTGTAACACATGATGTTGACTCTGAGgctaaatttttacaaaattaccaaTCTTCACAACCTCAAAATCTATCTACAGACCAACACACCTCCTTATCTGATACTTTAACCTCCACCACACACTTTGACAAACCTGTTTCAGAGAATTCTCGAGTTAGCAGCGTGAAGAATGAGCAATGCTCGGTAATACATATTGATGATCAATTGAACTACTCTCCGTCTCAATTATCTGTGGCGTCAAATAATGACAGTCCTGCTAAATTGCCATTGTATATGTCGCCCAAGTTAACTTGTCAAAGCTACGAAATGATTTTCTACGTGCGTCATCCTTCGATGATGGACCACAAGGTTGATTTATACGAAGATGACTTTACCATATCAAATTCGACATTCATGACTTCTACATATGAATCTCTTACATTTAGGGAGAACTCTGACATGTCTCTGGAAGATAAGCTGAATTGTGATGCGGAAATCAATGCCATACAAGTTAACAAACCCACTGATATGATCGAATCGCCCATAGACAAGGCATCGAGAAGTGACAGTATTGAGCATTTATCTATCTTTTCTAACTCGGAACTAGACGCCCAGCATACATGTCAATTATATGACCAATCAATTAACCCCTTCTTCGGAAATACCCCGAAGAGCAACAGGAAATCCACTTTGGAGGGAAATACCCCGAAGTTCAACAGGAAATCCACTTTGGAGGGAAATACCCCGAAGTTCAACAGGAAATCCACTTTGGAGGGAAATACCCCGAAGAGCAACAGGAAATCCACTTTGGAGGGAAATACCCCGAAGTTCAACAGGAAATCCACTTTGGAGGGAAATACCCCGAAGGGCAACAGGAAATCCACTTTGGAGGGAAATACCCCGAAGAGCAACAGGAAATCCACTTTGGAGGGAAATACCCCGAAGAGCAACAGGAAATCCACTTTGGAGGGAAATACCCCGAAGAGCAACAAGGAATCTAATACCCCCAAAAGTAGGCTAAGTAGTGCCGATATGACATCCAATGCCTATAATATCGTATCAAAACCCAACGGCGATGGGTCTAAAACTTTCAGCATTGATAAGATAAAGATACCTAATAGGAATGGAGTTCCATGGAGAATTGACCCAAATAGATATAATATGCCTTCTGTTTTCAGTCGTGCAGGTGGTAGGAGATATAGAAGTGTGGATCGATCCTTATATAATTCTATAGTTGCCAATGGCAGCAAATTAGGCATGCCAAATAGGGAAGGGACTTTTGCATCCAATAATGCATCTATGGGTTTTGAGAACTGTGTTGGTGGCTCTGGTTTGGGTAGGTTGGATAATTTATGGCGTGATATCGCACCAAAAGCTTCGAATGCTGAATTTTTGGGTCCAGATGCCACATATGATGAAAGTCCTTTTCAGAAAAAATGGGCTTCGCAACCAGTCGAGTCGACCAAGTATTCACCCAAAAGGTTCTTAGAACACCTAGATTTCTGA
- a CDS encoding hypothetical protein (overlaps_old_locusTagID:BBM_III07230), whose amino-acid sequence MSYISPRIIVSTLIRAYKVRSKRILTEVSEQSLVATTTRSIPLTAFNFSPQQIALTLFHLSQINHKSTSTSCFYPLIQRFLTLPCTLTDPYLTLPILHSIQQSRIALKPSGIIQDFISSVLKREIITQYLNSITNTASLIYLVDSIGRSSGHAGELPFYQPKVIISQVLDYYSGTNSFQILSEQNFSETESLASLVTLLTLGSHHGLDISKYSNFLPLMLRIDTKKFPKHTLIDALEITANVSTFNEFCTHTLTELSGFDDFSDYPRHLLQRVLLVAASKTWKNLKLLDNISRVLCETSHTNIGISSIVAWLEAFKQLNYQNKSALELLLRQALSVKGGSDKYPIIYQLFRDLQFEHFLLSRLQILAIHPRNHNPSDSGIGDSQVAIKDIGSPINNKGIEITDKKNAAIEKLLLTTSKDTSPKTYSKVKVGHNTKKFPTVANDIKTGKNVKLLRKTERNRENIAKFWKLSHKQFTRKGIRDHNWRLSISGNTSRP is encoded by the exons ATGAGCTACATAAGTCCTCGTATTATCGTATCTACCCTAATACGAGCTTATAAGGTCAGGTCCAAACGTATCCTTACTGAGGTT AGTGAGCAATCACTAGTAGCAACCACCACTAGGAGTATCCCCCTCACCGCATTCAATTTCAGTCCACAACAAATAGCATTAACACTGTTCCATTTGTCACAAATTAACCATAAGTCCACATCTACAAGTTGTTTTTACCCCCTAATCCAACGATTTCTTACATTACCTTGCACTCTGACCGACCCTTATCTCACTTTACCCATTCTACATTCTATCCAACAATCAAGAATAGCACTCAAACCATCAGGTATCATTCAAGATTTCATATCTAGCGTTTTGAAACGGGAAATCATAACTCAATATCTCAATTCAATTACTAATACCGCAtcattgatttatttagtgGACTCCATCGGACGTTCCAGTGGGCACGCCGGTGAATTGCCTTTTTATCAGCCTAAAGTGATTATATCCCAGGTCTTAGATTATTATTCTGGCACAAATtcttttcaaattttatctgaACAGAATTTTTCGGAAACTGAGTCACTAGCCTCCCTAGTTACACTCTTAACACTAGGTAGTCACCACGGGCTAgatatatcaaaatattctaACTTTCTGCCATTAATGCTAAGAATTgatactaaaaaattccCCAAACACACTCTAATCGATGCATTAGAGATTACAGCAAATGTTTCTACATTTAATGAGTTTTGTACCCATACATTGACAGAATTATCGGGTTTTGACGATTTTAGCGATTATCCTAGACACTTATTGCAAAGGGTACTTTTGGTAGCTGCTTCTAAAACCTGGAAAAATTTGAAGCTTCTGGATAATATATCTCGAGTACTGTGTGAAACTTCCCACACAAACATTGGTATTTCTTCAATTGTCGCGTGGTTGGAAGCATTCAAACAATTGAATTATCAGAACAAATCTGCACTGGAATTATTGTTAAGACAGGCATTGAGTGTCAAAGGCGGGAGTGATAAATATCCAATTATTTACCAGTTGTTCAGGGATTTGCAGTTTgaacattttttattgtCCAGATTGCAAATATTAGCCATTCATCCTCGCAATCACAATCCCAGTGACAGTGGCATTGGTGACAGTCAAGTAGCTATAAAAGACATTGGCTCTCCGATTAACAATAAAGGAATAGAAATAACGGATAAAAAAAACGCCGCCATCGAAAAATTGCTTCTTACCACCTCAAAGGACACATCTCCCAAAACATATTCTAAAGTCAAAGTTGGACAtaatactaaaaaatttcctACAGTtgcaaatgatataaaaacCGGTAAAAATGTGAAATTGCTTCGGAAAACAGAGAGAAACAGGGAAaatattgccaaattttgGAAACTGAGTCACAAACAGTTCACCAGGAAGGGTATAAGAGATCATAATTGGAGATTATCTATCTCAGGTAACACATCACGCCCATAG
- a CDS encoding hypothetical protein (overlaps_old_locusTagID:BBM_III07220), with translation MLNLEKAFELLGLQRNDVISDIRCKYLKLAKKTHPDKSQNQNINAAEATNNFIAIKEAYEYLLENIKSKKLLSELGHNSKFDGFVETVDFSELGYDEQISCHVYICRCGEIVQLRNFEAMGYKLESFSCQACSLRVKIILSSSS, from the coding sequence ATGTTAAACTTGGAAAAGGCTTTTGAGCTTTTAGGGTTACAAAGAAATGACGTAATTTCTGATATTCgttgcaaatatttgaaactTGCTAAAAAGACCCATCCGGACAAATCTCAAAACCAAAACATTAATGCAGCGGAGGCAACGAATAACTTTATCGCAATAAAAGAAGCCTATGAGTACCTACTAGAAAACATAAAATcgaaaaaattattgagtGAACTCGGgcataattcaaaattcGATGGGTTTGTGGAAACCGTGGATTTCTCAGAATTAGGATACGACGAACAAATCTCGTGCCATGTATACATTTGTAGGTGTGGAGAAATAGTACAGTTGCGTAATTTTGAAGCAATGGGCTATAAATTGGAAAGTTTCTCTTGCCAAGCGTGTTCATTGAGAgtcaaaataattttgtcaTCAAGCAGTTGA
- a CDS encoding kynurenine 3-monooxygenase (overlaps_old_locusTagID:BBM_III07230): MTSKIVKNTDVLIVGGGPVGTVLNLLLNRCGVSNLLIEKRPSLSNKPRAHYISNRSMEVLRHLGHVDKLCQKIIPPLEQWRYISYFNDIMSTPIATRDCFSQYYTYNTTYYDPYSPSKVGNLGQNILSLLLNSLNSDDVSRLEMDCEFTIPLEIRKSLGNYDYNNHNVHFGTKLVSIEVSNDGAVAILDTENGQRKVNCKYLIGADGIRSTVKDKIGLTDSFFGQCKSYYVAIHIESRQLQMLHQKTPSMLKFICGKQIAVLVWYRDSEFVLHVPCLSQELQTNFDIQRCIKSVSDIINVKFKIKNCTYWTQNMSITRNFTDKFGRVILIGDAAHQLIPSGGFGMNLGINDAYSLYWRLHYLINNNISDDNRKILINNYATERSLVSNYAIKVAAEVYNAGKVVPSIMGYNITLAKNLVTTASLFTSTYNIDKLLNMGTRFTNYITTNPLIGKIIKQKVNRYLCNDNCAIRLTYPAADLNYQLIYPNIEDVKSQYSIASLDNYYKMTPIGLKTPKCAWKVDSGCLIGRRIPHFWIYYEITHLGNESNMDAKKVIRLSTVDFTSIFNAPNFVYLTFSENTQLRISGITSKNNLLQVIWFTDHLVKHEDYIRILDNPLHILNPGKTNVLLQDFSKSKIQHLRVFSSKSALEQFKIIANIHSHSNNIGIVIRPDAIVTDILYN; this comes from the exons ATGACATCAAAAATAGTGAAAAATACGGATGTTTTGATCGTGGGTGGCGGCCCAGTTGGTACAGTGCTAAATTTATTGCTCAACAGATGTGGCGTctcaaatttgttaattgaGAAGAGGCCGTCATTGTCGAACAAACCAAGGGCTCattatattagtaataGATCAATGGAAG TGCTGAGGCACCTGGGTCATGTTGATAAGCTATGCCAAAAGATAATACCCCCTCTCGAACAATGGAGgtatattagttatttcaATGATATCATGTCTACTCCTATAGCAACAAGAGACTGTTTTTCCCAGTATTATACGTACAATACGACATATTACGACCCATATTCTCCATCAAAAGTGGGCAATTTGGGACAAAACATATTATCACTACTGTTAAATTCACTTAACTCGGATGACGTTTCTAGGCTTGAAATGGATTGTGAATTCACAATACCCTTGGAAATTCGGAAATCTCTTGGTAATTACGACTATAACAACCACAATGTCCATTTTGGCACCAAACTTGTTTCCATTGAAGTATCAAATGATGGAGCGGTTGCCATTTTAGATACTGAGAATGGACAAAGAAAAGTTAATTG TAAATATCTTATAGGCGCAGATGGCATAAGAAGCACTGTAAAAGATAAAATTGGCCTAACAGATAGTTTTTTTGGTCAATGCAAGAGTTATTACGTGGCAATCCACATTGAGTCAAGGCAATTGCAAATGTTGCATCAAAAAACACCATCTATGCTGAAATTCATTTGTGGGAAACAAATTGCAGTGCTTGTTTGGTACCGCGATTCTGAATTTGTTTTGCACGTCCCCTGTCTATCTCAGGAGTTACAAACTAACTTTGATATACAAAGATGCATTAAAAGTGTTTCAGATATTATAAACGTGAAGTTtaagataaaaaattgcacCTACTGGACCCAAAATATGTCTATCACAAGAAATTTTACTGATAAATTCGGTCGTGTTATTCTTATTGGCGATGCTGCGCATCAACTTATTCCTTCCGGTGGATTTGGAATGAATTTGGGAATAAATGAtgcatattcattatattgGCGTCTACATTAtctaataaataacaatataagTGATGATAACCGCAAAATTCTCATCAACAATTATGCCACAGAACGATCACTAGTTTCAAAT TATGCGATAAAGGTAGCGGCTGAAGTTTACAATGCCGGTAAAGTGGTGCCTTCAATAATGGGATACAACATCACACTTGCCAAAAATTTAGTCACAACTGCAAGTTTATTTACATCAACATATAACATTGATAAACTGCTAAACATGGGTACCAGATTT ACCAATTATATCACTACAAACCCTTTAATAGGCAAAATCATAAAGCAAAAGGTCAACAGATATTTGTGCAATGATAATTGTGCAATTAGGTTGACATATCCTGCAGCAGATTTAAACTATCAGCTTATATATCCCAACATAGAGGATGTAAAAAGTCAATATTCTATAGCTTCACTGGATAATTACTACAAGATGACGCCCATTGG ATTAAAAACTCCAAAATGTGCATGGAAAGTTGACTCCGGGTGTTTAATTGGGAGGAGAATTCCGCATTTTTGGatttattatgaaataaCACACCTAGGAAATGAAAGTAATATGGATGCCAAAAAAGTTATCCGTCTTTCTACAGTTGATTTTACTAGTATATTTAATGCACCGAATTTTGTCTATTTAACCTTCTCGGAAAATACACAATTGCGAATTTCTGGAATTACTagcaaaaataatttgttgcaaGTCATTTGGTTTACGGATCATCTAGTAAAACATGAAGATTATATTAGAATCTTGGACAATCCCctacatatattaaacCCAGGAAAGACTAACGTACTGCTTCAagatttttcaaaatctaAAATTCAACATTTAAGGGTATTCTCTAGCAAATCAGCACTCgaacaattcaaaattattgcaaacATTCATTCGCattcaaataatatagGCATCGTTATTCGCCCAGATGCCATTGTTActgatatattgtataactaa
- a CDS encoding Flap endonuclease 1 (overlaps_old_locusTagID:BBM_III07215): MRIIGSIGLYKHSLRELPRSEIPETLRPFLCVEDFHSDIGILKFDPHELTPLCVKHTVYKFNKLNGPNRSNWWRQHKYPPLNVLWPNPILHNSRLAPRNATPRDINRLANLCKISSSHGISWDSLDGLYINFVKARDAAIAKWQEVESQIVELAFNVTKKWIVEWRMNKLQHIENLEDMFSGDKLEKLKCPPTVHEKWIKILVSRWKTRYLDVYSPGMLSKYLKGHVTLAMLEREAFETSESLSDDEFVPDARNPCFRKVSAGYEEIPGDFWDLQGIGNYREYADGTDSDIN; the protein is encoded by the exons ATGAGAATAATAGGTTCAATTGGGCTATACAAACATTCATTACGAGAGTTACCCAGATCAGAGATACCAGAAACATTACGCCCCTTTTTGTGCGTAGAGGACTTCCACAGTGATATTGgaatattgaaatttgacCCTCATGAACTAACTCCACTATGTGTTAAGCATACTGTATATAAgttcaataaattaaatgggCCAAATAGATCAAATTGGTGGAGGCAACATAAATATCCTCCTTTAAATGTCCTATGGCCAAATCCTATTCTGCATAATTCAAGATTGGCCCCAAGAAATGCTACGCCTAGAGATATAAATCGATTGGCCAATTTGTGCAAAATATCGTCGAGTCATGGTATATCATGGGACTCTCTGGATGgtttatacataaattttgtCAAGGCCAGGGATGCAGCAATTGCCAAGTGGCAAGAGGTGGAATCGCAGATTGTAGAATTGGCTTTTAATGTTACAAAGAAATGGATTGTGGAATGGAGaatgaataaattacaGCATATAGAAAATTTGGAGGATATGTTTAGCGGAGATAAACTTGAAAAATTGAAGTGCCCACCTACAGTGCATGAGAAGTGGATTAAAAT aCTTGTTTCTAGATGGAAAACGAGGTACTTAGATGTGTATAGCCCTGGAATGCTtagcaaatatttgaagGGCCACGTAACATTAGCCATGCTAGAAAGGGAGGCATTTGAAACTAGTGAATCATTGTcagatgatgaatttgttcCAGACGCTAGAAATCCCTGTTTCAGAAAAGTGAGTGCAGGCTATGAGGAAATACCTGGTGATTTCTGGGACTTGCAAGGAATAGGAAACTATAGAGAATATGCTGACGGTACTGATAGTGATATTAATTGA
- a CDS encoding flap endonuclease-1 (overlaps_old_locusTagID:BBM_III07210), which translates to MGIKGLTKLILENAPEGYQEITLANLSGQIIAIDASMTLYQFMIAIRQGNFATSLVNANGEPTSHIAGLMLRVAALLELGIRPIYVFDGEPPQAKSDTLLKRKERKEEALKLLEQAMETGDLEEIKKQTSRTVRVSREQSKQAMKFLELCGLPVVEASQEAEAQCAYMVKWGIADVASTEDTDCLTFGTPVLIRNLSNALAISSNKNSKFNSKSPKSHLLRIDLNKTLNGFKLNINQFVDLCILCGCDYCGKLKGVGPKTALSLLQKYKTIEEIIAHKEITCIDENFDYKMARDAFLSPKIVPKEEIKLEWREPNIPELIDFLVVKNNFNQDRVNKFINKLINIRKVKPQQQISSFFKAKNTSIVSKSDAKIETTAMSLKPEVKCVIRKDEQISTIKNPTHESLSTPDKEVDKKNPQMSMCKSEREEGRKRTITLLQFCPSNVKVKKGVSSH; encoded by the coding sequence ATGGGTATAAAGGGACTCACTAAATTGATCCTGGAAAACGCGCCGGAAGGATACCAGGAAATAACGCTCGCCAATTTATCCGGCCAAATAATTGCGATAGATGCCTCGATGACCCTATATCAATTCATGATTGCAATCAGACAGGGCAATTTTGCCACATCACTGGTCAATGCTAATGGAGAACCTACATCGCATATTGCTGGGCTTATGCTGAGGGTAGCTGCACTGTTAGAACTTGGAATTAGGCCAATTTACGTCTTTGATGGAGAACCTCCCCAGGCAAAATCTGATACCCTTTTGAAGCGTAAGGAGAGGAAGGAAGAAGCGTTGAAGCTGCTAGAGCAAGCTATGGAAACAGGTGATTTGGaagaaattaaaaaacaaaCAAGCCGCACTGTTAGAGTGTCTAGGGAACAAAGCAAGCAAGCAATGAAATTTCTAGAATTGTGTGGATTACCTGTGGTTGAGGCGTCACAAGAGGCAGAAGCCCAATGCGCCTATATGGTCAAATGGGGAATTGCGGATGTGGCATCTACGGAAGATACGGATTGTTTAACTTTTGGTACCCCTGTACTTATCCGCAATTTATCTAACGCTTTGGCAATTTCCagcaataaaaattcaaaatttaattctaAATCGCCAAAATCACACCTGTTAAGAATAGACTTGAACAAGACGCTAAATGGattcaaattgaatattaacCAATTTGTAGATCTTTGCATATTGTGTGGATGTGACTATTGTGGAAAATTGAAGGGGGTGGGCCCTAAAACTGCACTCTCACTACTGCAAAAGTACAAAACTATAGAGGAAATTATTGCCCACAAGGAAATCACATGcattgatgaaaattttgactaTAAAATGGCTAGAGATGCATTTCTCAGCCCAAAAATTGTACCCAAGGAAGAAATTAAGCTGGAGTGGCGTGAGCCTAATATCCCTGAGCTGATTGATTTCTTAGTAGTGAAGAATAACTTTAATCAGGATCGAGTTAATAAGTTTATAAATAAGCTAATTAATATCAGAAAGGTTAAACCACAGCAACAGATTTCATCTTTTTTTAAGGCAAAAAATACATCAATTGTCAGTAAAAGTgatgcaaaaattgaaactaCCGCCATGTCATTAAAACCTGAGgttaaatgtgtaataaGAAAGGATGAACAAATATCTACTATAAAAAATCCTACACATGAATCGTTATCAACGCCAGACAAAGAAGTTGATAAAAAAAATCCGCAAATGTCTATGTGTAAATCGGAACGAGAAGAGGGTAGAAAGAGAACAATAACATTGCTACAATTCTGCCCAAGCAATGTCAAGGTGAAGAAGGGAGTCTCTTCCCActaa